One genomic window of Cinclus cinclus chromosome 6, bCinCin1.1, whole genome shotgun sequence includes the following:
- the LOC134044963 gene encoding basic proline-rich protein-like translates to MLPGPRGWHLPAGGTGHRAAQPGNPRAPPASCIAHGASPTAAGTPGSGQGARSPPREPPEPSRPRGRLAPGSGHSPARPPPPRPPRDPGPALPAAPGPPASPVPTVLPHRRAGAPRGRSVTGPHRRHGPAPPPRGPAAISRSGLPSSAAPLPLPGLSRPPGAAASPGPRSPPPPRPSAPPTRRPPALTAAPRAPGRAAPGRREGGRGSRPPGSAARPAQAAPVPDLLSAWLATRRRTTNLLSSQWHPPPAPHRTRPPANGSAAPRPARPMGGSRAGNARPPERRQIPGRPRGIDQSGARQRAPVPPPARGRG, encoded by the coding sequence ATGCTCCCCGGGCCGAGGGGCTGGCACCTGCCCGCAGGTGGCACCGGCCACCGCGCCGCACAACCAGGGAATCCCCGAGCACCGCCAGCCTCCTGCATCGCACACGGGGCCTCCCCGACCGCGGCGGGGACCCCGGGGTCCGGGCAAGGGGCACGGTCCCCTCCGCGAGAGCCGCCCGAGCCTTCCCGACCCCGGGGGCGACTGGCACCGGGGAGCGGGCACAGTCCGGCacgcccccctcccccccgccctCCGCGGGACCCCGGcccggctctgcccgcggcTCCGGGCCCGCCGGCCAGCCCCGTCCCCACGGTGCTGCCACACCGCCGGGCCGGCGCGCCCCGGGGCCGCTCCGTAACGGGGCCCCACCGGAGACACGGCCCGGCACCGCCGCCGAGGGGTCCCGCCGCCATCTCCCGGTCCGGACTCCCCTCCTCCGCCGCCCCCCTGCCCCTCCCGGGGCTCTCGCGGCCCCCGGGGGCGGCGGCTTCACCGGGGCCgcgctcccccccccccccccgcccctcaGCGCCCCCCACCCGCCGCCCTCCGGCGCTCACCGCGGCTCCGCGCGCCCCTGGCCGCGCCGCGCCCGGCCGAAGGGAGGGCGGGCGGGGGTCGCGGCCCCCCGGCAGCGCCGCACGCCCGGCGCAGGCAGCCCCCGTCCCTGACCTACTTTCCGCCTGGCTTGCCACCCGACGGCGCACCACTAACCTACTTTCCAGCCAATGGCACCCTCCCCCGGCCCCGCACCGGACGCGCCCGCCCGCCAACGGGAGCGCGGCTCCTCGCCCGGCTCGCCCAATGGGCGGCAGCCGAGCGGGCAACGCCCGCCCCCCAGAGCGCCGGCAAATCCCCGGGCGGCCCCGCGGCATCGACCAATCGGGAGCGCGGCAGCGGGCCCCGGTCCCGCCCCCGGCTCgggggcggggctga